GCATACGATTGCCCCTGGCGACAAGGGACTCAACATGAGGTGCGAAGGTCATTTTGCTATCAAATATGACACCAAGGTCCCTTATCTCCTTTTTTTTATGGAGCAATTTACCCCCAAAGTTATAGTTGTAATCCACTATATTGAAATTACGGGTGAAGTTGATGAAGGAACATTTGTCCAAGTTCAACTGCAATCTATTTGTTTTGCAATAAacgaaaaattcatcaagatcaTTCTGGAAAGCAAGACAATCGTTAAAAGTCTGAACTCTCGCAAAAATCTTAAAATCATCGGCGTAAGCCAAGAAttgacaaaatttgaaacaggtCCCCACGTCATTCAGAAAGATTAAGAATAAGATAGGTCCCAGATGGGATCCCTGAGGTACACCTGAAGTTGCTATATAAGGCTTAGATTTATAACCATTCACATAAGTGATCAAAACCCTACCGCTGATGTAGGAGGACAGCCACCGAAGCAGATCCCCGTGCACACCGGCCTCTGACAGCTTCAACATTAATATATTGTGATCTACTTTATCAAATGCTTTGCTGAAGTCGGTGTACACGGAGTCGACCTGGACACGCTCATCCATAGCAGATAGTATATACTCGGCATAAAGAACAAGGTTTGACTCAGTAGATCTTTTGGGAAAAAAGCCATGTTGTTGGTCAACTATGAAAGACTTAAGGAACCCGATCAATAACATCGTTCActattttctccagaattttACCGAAAATATTCAACTTACAGATGGGTCGATAATTTTCTACTTTACTTCGATCTCCCAGTTTAGGAATAGAAACTTTCCATTGATCAGGAAATATGCACTCCTTAAGAGATGAATTGAACAGGGAGCATAGTGGAACGCATAGATTTTTTGAACATCTCCTGATAAAAACTGAAGGAATTCCATCAGGACCCGCCCCCTTGCTTTAATCCAGTTGACAAAGAGCTCTCGCTACGCCTTCTTCATCTACCTCAATTTCAGACAACACATTATTACACAGATTATTGCTCTTATGCATTGAAAACTTTTGTTCACAAGGCTGAAAAACGCCACGAAAATATTCGGCAAACAGATCTGCCACACCCTCGCCCTCAGCAGTTTTACCATCAAAACTCACCAAATAAGGAATCTTACTACTACGATCTTTCAGAGAAACAAGCTGCCAGAATCCTGTTGTATCATGAGGTATCAAATTTTCTATGGTCTCTAAGTTTTTTTCATAGTCATTCTTTATACTCAATTTACATCTTCGTCTTAAATACGAGAAAACTTTATAGTCCAATTCAGTAGAAGATATCTTCCACTTTTTATGAGCCCTATTTTTATCCTTTATAAGTTTTATTGTGCCAGGTGTATAATATTGaggaaaattattattaattttttttttaggtacatgtttttcaatgatattatatattttagaGTAAAATAAACCGATACAATCACCAACTTCACcgtttgaaaaaagtgaggaccaattaattttttccaattcagtattgatattattataattagccCCTTTGAAATTGTAAGCATAAGTCAATTTGGAATGAAGGATCTTAACATTAAAAAAGTTCAACAGCAGTTCTACACTAACATGATGGGGATCTTCTGGGACTAAAGGATCAGCCGATTTAATGACCCTTTCAATGCATAACTTGTTATCAAAAATTAAATCCAAAATTCTGTTATTAACATTGGTGAATGAGTTGAACTGcttaaaattacaaaaattcactATATCTAGCAATCGACTAAACCTGGAATCAATTCCTTTAGGTATTAAATACGAATTATGGGGTTTGAACTCCCATGTAATATTTGGCATATTGAAGTCGCCACAAATTAATACAGTATCATCGAAAAATATATTGGAGAGAAATTGAAGCTATCAAAACGTGTGAATGAGTTTGCAAAAAAGTTGGTAGAGAATCAGTTTATAAGTAAAACACTTAGCAAGAAGATTATGACTCACAATTCGGTCCCCCCTAAGATCTACGGGTTGAGAAAAACACATAAAGAAAATTTTGCCTTAAGACCAATTGTTAGCTGTGTTAACGCCCCTTGTTATAACTTGGCAACCTTTTTACATCAGATACTCTTACCAGTAACAACAACAACTTTCAATTACAAGGTGAAAAGTTCATTTGAGTTTGTGAAGAACTTAAACAATGTACAGCTGCCTGATCACTACAAGCTCATTTCATTAGATGTCATTTCCCTCTTTACAAATATTCCAAAAGGGTTAGTTCTGAGCACACTCTCTAAACGATGGTCTTACATATCCGCATATACGAACATTCCAAAGAAGATATTTCTAGAAATGATCGAGTTTTATTTCGATTCGAGTTACTTCAGTTTTGGAGGGAACATATATTTACAGCTAGACGGAAGTGCCATGGACAACCCTCTTAGTCCAATTCTAGCAGAGATAGCAATGGATGAGTTGGTGTCTTCGGTGTTGGCGAACTTACCTTTTGTTCTTCCCTTCTTCTGGTTATACGTGGATGATTCGATCACAGCAGTGCCCGAGGAGGAATTCGATACCATCCTAGATTACTTCAATGCATTCAACCCAAAACTTCAGTTTACCATGGAGACAGAAAGAGATAATAAACTAGCCTTTCTAGATGTTGAAGTACATAGAAAAGAGTGTGGAACCCTACTTACGAATTGGTTCACCAAGCCAACTAGCTCGGGCAGAATTTTAAATTACCACTCCTACAACCCTATTGGCCATAAGTTGAGTACTGTTAAGGGTTTACTTCACAGAATGATGAACCTCATTCACCATACCTTTCATGACTCCAATTTGAGAACTATTAAAAACATTCTCAAGATGAACAATTACCCGAATACCTTCGTGAATAAGTGCTTAAATTCTTACTTCAGACAACATAGGGCCTTTAACAACTCAGAAAAGCCTCCGTGTAAGTTTTACAAGTTTCCTTGCATTGATGGGCTTTCACAGAGAATAAGTACAGTGTTCGACAGCAATACCAAATTGGCCTTTTACAATGTCAGATCCACCAAGTGTTTATACACGCGTTTGAAAGATCCCACACCGTTATTATCGTTGTCAAACGTAATATATAAGATACCATGTTCTTGCGGGAAATCATATATTGGCCAGACCAAACAGTACCTAAAGTCGAGGATAAGCCAACATACCAACGATTGTAAAAACCAGAATCAGAATAAACCAAACAAAACAGCGTTAGCATCACACCATTTTGAAACTGGACACTCTTTTATATTAGAAGATGTCACAGTGCTAGATCGGGAGGCCAATTGGTTTAAACGCAACGTGGGGGAGATGATCCAAATAAACTTGGCCGACACTG
The window above is part of the Coccinella septempunctata chromosome 8, icCocSept1.1, whole genome shotgun sequence genome. Proteins encoded here:
- the LOC123319266 gene encoding uncharacterized protein LOC123319266, with amino-acid sequence MIEFYFDSSYFSFGGNIYLQLDGSAMDNPLSPILAEIAMDELVSSVLANLPFVLPFFWLYVDDSITAVPEEEFDTILDYFNAFNPKLQFTMETERDNKLAFLDVEVHRKECGTLLTNWFTKPTSSGRILNYHSYNPIGHKLSTVKGLLHRMMNLIHHTFHDSNLRTIKNILKMNNYPNTFVNKCLNSYFRQHRAFNNSEKPPCKFYKFPCIDGLSQRISTVFDSNTKLAFYNVRSTKCLYTRLKDPTPLLSLSNVIYKIPCSCGKSYIGQTKQYLKSRISQHTNDCKNQNQNKPNKTALASHHFETGHSFILEDVTVLDREANWFKRNVGEMIQINLADTVNLRSDCANLSIIYSNILNIYARQNIKFR